The following coding sequences are from one Pararge aegeria chromosome 13, ilParAegt1.1, whole genome shotgun sequence window:
- the LOC120628617 gene encoding UDP-xylose and UDP-N-acetylglucosamine transporter gives MNIKAALAIGMVFVGCCSNVVFLEFVVKEDPGAGNLATFLQFLFIATIGFCTVGKFGTARRNIPFKQYLLLVGFFWTSSVANNYAFDFNIPMPLHMIFRAGSLMANMAMGVWILKKQYPAIKYMSIFMISAGIAICTIQSSGDVKAPRETHQDAAEEEKLKFIDWLWWCLGIAILTFALFVSARMGIFQESLYSKHGKHPWEALYYTHLLPLIIWLPTTPNLLNHVKIAFDTPIVDFLGFALPRQVVWLILYVGTQGLCISAVYVLTTECASLVVTLTVTLRKFVSLLFSILYFRNPFTFGHWIGTFLVFLGTMIFTELLQKTVHMFVPKDKKKVQ, from the coding sequence ATGAATATCAAAGCGGCACTTGCCATTGGCATGGTTTTTGTTGGGTGTTGTTCCAACGTGGTGTTTTTGGAGTTCGTAGTCAAAGAAGACCCAGGCGCCGGCAACTTGGCGACATTCCTACAGTTTTTGTTCATAGCTACAATCGGATTTTGCACGGTCGGCAAATTCGGGACAGCAAGGCGGAATATACCGTTCAAACAATACCTCTTGCTCGTAGGTTTCTTCTGGACCAGTAGCGTTGCCAATAATTATGCCTTCGACTTCAATATACCAATGCCCTTACACATGATATTCCGCGCTGGGTCCTTAATGGCCAATATGGCGATGGGAGTTTGGATTTTAAAGAAACAGTATCCCGCGATCAAATACATGTCCATCTTCATGATATCCGCTGGCATCGCGATATGCACGATACAGTCCAGCGGTGATGTCAAAGCGCCGAGGGAGACTCACCAAGACGCGGCAGAGGAAGAGAAACTGAAGTTTATCGACTGGCTTTGGTGGTGTTTAGGTATAGCGATACTAACCTTTGCGCTATTCGTGTCCGCTCGCATGGGTATATTCCAGGAATCCCTGTATTCCAAACACGGGAAGCATCCCTGGGAGGCGTTGTATTACACGCATTTGCTGCCGTTAATAATCTGGTTGCCGACAACTCCGAATTTATTGAATCACGTTAAAATTGCATTTGACACACCTATCGTGGACTTCCTCGGCTTCGCATTGCCTAGACAAGTGGTCTGGTTGATTTTGTATGTCGGGACGCAAGGTTTATGCATAAGCGCGGTATACGTTTTGACCACGGAATGCGCGTCTTTGGTGGTAACTCTAACTGTTACTCTGAGGAAGTTCGTGTCTTTACTCTTTTCGATACTTTACTTCAGGAACCCTTTCACATTCGGCCATTGGATCGGTACTTTCCTAGTTTTTCTCGGAACGATGATATTTACGGAGCTACTGCAGAAAACGGTGCACATGTTCGTACCTAAGGATAAAAAGAAAGTGCAATaa